The genomic window ATAGTCCAGGTTGTGGCGGGTGCCGCCGGGGATAGTGCCTCGGGCGGCTAGGTCGAGAGTGCCGGGTAGGACCGGTAGGGCATCTATATCAACGGCAGCCTGTACGCCGTTGGCGGTGCACATTTCCAACAAATGTCCGAGTAAGCCGAAGCCAGTCACGTCGGTCATGGCGTGGACGCCCACCTCCAGGGCGGCTTCCGAAGCGGCGCGGTTCAGCGTGGTCATGGTCTCCACGGCCCGGGCTACCACCTCAGCGGGGGCGACACCATGCTTGACGGCGGTGGCGATGATGCCGGTGCCCAGGGGCTTGGTGAGCACCAGCCGGTCGCCTGCTTGAGCGGTGTCGATGCGGACCAGGTTCTCTTCGGCAGCCTCGCCGGTGACCACCAGGCCGTACTTGGGCTCCGGGTCGTCGATGGTGTGGCCGCCGACGATGTGGATGCCGGCTTCGTGGGCCTTATCGGAGCCCCCGCGCAGCATCTCGGACAGCGTGGCAAGGGGGAGTTCGTCCCGTGGGAAGCAGACGATATTCAGGGCGAACAGGGGTCTGGCACCCATGGCGTAGATGTCGGAGAGAGCGTTGGCGGCGGCGATCTGACCGAACTGGTAGGGATCATCCACGATGGGGGTGAAGAAGTCCACGCTCTGGACGATGATACGGCCGCCAGTGCGGCCTGAGGGATCTTCCAGGCGGTATGCGGCGGCGTCGTCGGTGGTTTCGAAACCGACGAGAATTCGCTCGTCAGCAGACAGCCGGGGCAGCTGACCCAGAACCTGGGCCAGGTCCTCAGGACCGAGCTTGCAGGCTCAACCCGAGCCGTGGCTGTATTGTGTCAGGCGCTTGTGCATACCGGGGGAAATTTAGCTACGGGCTTGGGTGGGAGGGGGTGGATTTTTACCCCGGTCAGCCGCGGATGAAGGGTCACTCTGGCGGCATAAATAGCTGCGCCTGTCTGAGGGGAAATAACTGACCCGAAAATCGTTCCTCCCGTCAGGCTGCATGGGTAACTTTTATCTCGCCACGAGCGGATTCGGAACGGATACGCGAGCAGATATGGTGGGTGAAAGTTGGAGTGTTTTGAAGCTTAAGCCATGAGTGAACCGGATAAAAGTCCCGAGAAGTCGGTCCAGGAAGTTGACCAGGTCACCATCCGGTTTGCCGGTGATTCCGGGGACGGGATGCAGTTGACCGGCAGCCAGTTTACGGAGACGACCGGCATCGTGGGCAATGATCTGGCTACCCTGCCCGACTTTCCGGCCGAAATTCGCGCACCGGCCGGCTCCCTGGCCGGCGTGAGTTCGTTCCAGATTCAATTCGGCCGCGAAGATATCCAGACGCCCGGTGACCAACCCGACGTGCTGGTGGCAATGAATCCCGCCGCCCTGAAAGTCAACCTGCCTGAGCTGCGACCCCACGGCACCATCATCGCCAACAATGCCACCTTCAATAAGCGCAACCTGCAGCTGGCCGGCTGGGAAACCAATCCCCTGGATTATGATACCCTGGCCGAGTACACGGTTGTCAGCATTGACATGATCCTTCTGGTGGAAAAGGCCCTGGAGGATCTTGGTCTCAGCGGTAAAGTGGTGGCCCGGTCCACCAACATGTTCGTCCTGGGCCTCCTCTACTGGCTGTACGACCGCCCGCTGGAGAACACCTTTCAGTTCATTGAAGCTAAATTCAAGTCGCACCCTGAGATCGTGGAGGCTAACAAGCGGGCGCTGCAGGCGGGCTATAACTATGGTAGAACCACCAGGCTGATCTCCACCAAGTATGTGGTTACTAAAGCGACCCTCCCGCCGGGAACCTATCGCAATATTATGGGCAACCAGGCCCTCGCGCTGGGATTGGTGGCTGCCAGCCAGAAAAGCGGCCTGCGCCTCTACTACGCCAGCTATCCCATTACCCCGGCCAGCGACATTCTGCACCAGGTATCCAATTACAAGAATTTCGGTGTCATCACCTTCCAGGCCGAGGACGAGATCGCGGCGGTTACTTCCGCGATCGGGGCTTCCTTTGCCGGTGCCCTGGCGGTTACGGGTACCAGCGGTCCGGGCATGGCCCTGAAAACCGAGGCTATCGGATTGGCGGTGTCCACGGAGTTGCCGCTGGTTATTGTCAACGTGCAGCGCGCCGGTCCCAGCACCGGAATGCCCACGAAAAGCGAGCAGGCGGATTTATACCAGGCCATGTATGGCCGTAACGGAGAGACCCCGGTGGTGGTCCTGGCGGCTTCCTCACCGGCCAATTGCTTCGACATGGCCTATGAGGCCTGTCGCATCGCGGTCCGGCACATGATCCCGGTGATCCTCCTTGCTGATGCCTACCTGGGGAACGGCTCCGAACCCTGGCTGCTGCCCTCCGTGAAGGAACTGCCTTCGATTGAAAATAATCACATCACCGCCCCTGGCGGTGACTTCCGGCCTTTTGAAATCGTGGACTCCGGGACCATGGCTCGGGGCTGGGCTATTCCTGGCACCCCCGGTCTGGAACATCGCATCGGGGGGCTGGAAAAGGACGCGCTGACCGGCAACGTCAGCTATGACGCCGAAAACCACGAGCAGATGGTTCGTCGCCGTCAGAAGAAGGTGGAGGTGGTGGCTGACCATATACCGCCGGTCGCCCCCTTCGGAGACGAACATGGGGACCTGCTGGTGCTGGGGTGGGGTTCGACCTATGGCGCCGTGCGGACTGCAGTGGAACGGGTCAGAGCGAAGGGCCATGGCGTGTCCCACTTGCACCTGCACCATCTCAATCCCTTCCCGAAAAACCTGGGGGAGGTGCTGGTTAAGTTCCGTAGGGTGCTGATACCGGAGCTCAACCTGGGCCAGTTGGCGCGGATCGTCCGGTCAGAGTTTCTGACTGACGCCGTTTCACTTAATAAAGTACAGGGCAGACCTTTTACCGCCGGTGAGATAGAGGAGAAAGTGCTGGCCGTGTTGAAGGAGACACGGGATGCCTGAGAGTGAGGTGACCGTAGAGCCGCGCGCCCTGACCCGCAAAGAATTCATCTCCGACCAGACGGTCCGGTGGTGCCCCGGCTGTGGGGACTACTCCATCCTGGCCCAGGTCCAGAAGACCTTCCCGGAACTGGGACGCAAAAGGGAAGATTTTGTCTTCGTATCGGGCATTGGCTGCTCCAGCCGCTTTCCCTACTATATGAATACTTACGGCTTTCACAGCATTCATGGTCGGGCAACCGCCGTGGCCACCGGTGTGAAGCTGGCCAATCCCGACCTGAGTGTCTGGGTGGTGACGGGTGATGGGGACGGCCTGAGCATCGGGGGTAATCATCTCATTCATCTCCTGCGGCGGAACCTGGATATTAATGTCCTGCTGTTCAACAATCGCATATACGGGCTCACCAAGGGCCAGTACTCGCCCACCTCGGAGTTCGGTAAGGTGACCAAGAGCACTCCGCTGGGATCCATCGACTGGCCCTTTAATCCCCCCTCGCTGGCCCTGG from Candidatus Neomarinimicrobiota bacterium includes these protein-coding regions:
- a CDS encoding 2-oxoacid:acceptor oxidoreductase subunit alpha, with product MSEPDKSPEKSVQEVDQVTIRFAGDSGDGMQLTGSQFTETTGIVGNDLATLPDFPAEIRAPAGSLAGVSSFQIQFGREDIQTPGDQPDVLVAMNPAALKVNLPELRPHGTIIANNATFNKRNLQLAGWETNPLDYDTLAEYTVVSIDMILLVEKALEDLGLSGKVVARSTNMFVLGLLYWLYDRPLENTFQFIEAKFKSHPEIVEANKRALQAGYNYGRTTRLISTKYVVTKATLPPGTYRNIMGNQALALGLVAASQKSGLRLYYASYPITPASDILHQVSNYKNFGVITFQAEDEIAAVTSAIGASFAGALAVTGTSGPGMALKTEAIGLAVSTELPLVIVNVQRAGPSTGMPTKSEQADLYQAMYGRNGETPVVVLAASSPANCFDMAYEACRIAVRHMIPVILLADAYLGNGSEPWLLPSVKELPSIENNHITAPGGDFRPFEIVDSGTMARGWAIPGTPGLEHRIGGLEKDALTGNVSYDAENHEQMVRRRQKKVEVVADHIPPVAPFGDEHGDLLVLGWGSTYGAVRTAVERVRAKGHGVSHLHLHHLNPFPKNLGEVLVKFRRVLIPELNLGQLARIVRSEFLTDAVSLNKVQGRPFTAGEIEEKVLAVLKETRDA